In one window of uncultured Campylobacter sp. DNA:
- a CDS encoding MoaD/ThiS family protein yields MVEIEFLGPIKMENLKLEAANLSEVKEKLGEYAQLKEWLKICAVAINDEIASSLDAPLKDGDKISILPPVCGG; encoded by the coding sequence ATGGTAGAAATCGAGTTTTTGGGCCCAATCAAAATGGAAAATTTAAAGCTAGAAGCGGCAAATTTAAGCGAAGTAAAAGAAAAACTAGGCGAATACGCGCAGCTTAAAGAGTGGCTAAAAATCTGCGCCGTCGCCATAAACGACGAGATCGCGAGCTCTCTTGACGCGCCGCTAAAAGACGGGGATAAAATTTCCATTTTACCGCCGGTTTGCGGAGGCTGA